The window GGACGTTGCGGAGGCGATGGCTGGGGTTTGGGGGTGCGCTGCCCAGGATGCCCAGATAGGGACGATAAGGGGGCCGCGCAGTGGCTGGGCTCCGTCTGGATCCGTTGCCCAGCGGCCGCGGCGTCAAAACTGGCGCAGGGGGGAAAGGGGTGAAAGTGGCGGGGTTTATGGCCAGGGTCGAGGCCCTGAGACCAGGCCCGCCCAGTGTTTCCGCTGCCTTAGGGCGGGGCACACGATTGGTAACTGCGACTCGCCCGTGGACAGGAGCAACCTGTGCTACAGGTGGGTCAATCTGGCCACGTGGCGAGTCCTGCGAAGGCTTTCAGGTGTCCCGTCTGGGGACCTGGGCAGACCAGCGGGGCACCGTTCGGCGGACCTGCATGCACCCCCCCCCCCCGGCCAGAAAAGCGGCCGCAAGTAAGGCGGCGGGGGGGAAAGGGAGTGGAGGCGGTGGCGGGCCTAGCTCTCCCCCCTCCGTAACTGTGGAAGGAAGTAGCCGGGAGGAGGTGATGGACATGACCTCTAATGGCCTGCCATCGCCTCCTCCAGACAAATATCAACCACTCCGCCAGGGCACAGGACCTTCTGATCCAGACCATGGCGGAGTGGGAATCGAGTTGGCGATCGTGGCCGAGCCCTACGCCCCCCCCCTGCCGATAACAGGTGGCGGGGCGACACGGCGGGGCTGGTTGCGATCGTCGCAAAAGGAGGAAGCGCCGCCTCCTCCCTTGCCCCCGTGTCGGGGGGCGGGGGATTCGTCGCCTGCCGAGGGGGGAATAGGGCCATCGGGGGGGTTTAAATCCCCCCCAACTCTCGCCCGAAGTCTCGAAAAGAAGATCGAGGAGATGGAGAGGGTCGTCCGCCGCCTGCAGCCGGGTTGGGTGCTGGTGGCGGGCGATTTCAACGCTCGGTCCGCTGACTGGGGCTGCCCAGTCACGGATACGGGGGGCGAGATGTTGGGGGACTGGGCCGCCGCACTGGACCTCCATGTGCTAAACGGGGGTTCGGTGCCCACTTGTGTGGCGGCCCGGGGGAGCTCCATCGTGGACATCGCGATGGGCTCCCCGGGGGCCCACGGCAAAATTTACCGACTGGTCGGTCTCGGACGAGGAGACCCTGTCCGACCATCGGTACATACTGATGGAGGTCTCCTCTCCGACTCCGGTGAGGGGCCGTGCGCCCGGCCCGCGGGCCCGGGGGGTCCCCCCCCGCGGTGGTCCCAAACATCTCAACCCGGACTTGGCACTGGCCGCTCCCCTCGCCAAGTCCGGGGAGACCCCCCCAGAGGAGGTGGAGTGGAAGAGGAGGCGGCGTGGTTCCGGGGGGCGATGTCGCAAATCTGCGACACCGCTATCCCCCGGCGCCGTACGGGCGGGCCTCCAAAGAAGGGGGGTGTACTGGTGGACGCCGGAGATCGCTTCTCTGAGAGCAGAGTGCAACTCCGCGCGTCGCCAGTACACGAGATACCGTCGGAGGAGAAGGGCGGCGGAGGAAGAGGCGGCCCGGCTTTATCAACTCTACCGGGCCGCAAAGAAGGCCCTCCAGGCGGCCATTGCCAGTCCAAGGCCAATGCCGGGGGGGAACTGTTGGAAACCCTGGACGGAGACCCATGGGGGCGCCGTACCGCCTAGTCCGGAATAAGCTCCGGCAGGCCCCCCCCCCGGAGTCTCTCGATCCGGGGTTCCTAAGGAGGTTTGTCGCCGCTCTTTCCCGACGGACCCAGAGGAAGAGGCCCGCCCACGGGAGACCGGCCCTGGTCAGGAACGCACTCGGTGGTCGGAAGACCTCAGGGTCACCGAGGAGGAACTGGCCAGGGCCTTAGAAGAATGAGGAGGAAGAATGCCCCCCCGGCCCCCGAGGTGTGCCGGGGCGTGTTGTGGCTTTGCCCTAAAGTTTTGGGGGACCGCCTCAGGCCTCTTTGACAGTGCTGCGGTTGGGGGGGTTCCCCCAAAAAGTGGAAAGGCCGGGCTCGTCCTCATCCCCCAAAACCGGGGGAAACCCGCGGATGACCCCTCGCCCACCGGCCTATCTGCCTGATAGGGAGGTGGGCAAGCTCTTTGAGAGGGTCATAGCGTCCGCCTCGTCACGCACATGCGACGGTGGGCCCCGATCTGGGGTACGTCAACACGGCTTTCGACCGGGGGGATCAACCGTTGGAGCATCCAACGGTGAAGTACCTGGTCGATCGCGCGGGGGGCCGGGGCAGGGTGGTGCTGGCGATAAGTCTGGACATCGCCAACGCTTCAACACCCTGCCCTGGAGTAAGATTAGGGGGGGCCTCCGTAGAAAAGGGTCCCTCCCTATCTAGAGGAGGTGATCGGGGCCTACCTTGGGACCGCGTGGTCGTGTGCAGGGACCGAGACGGCAACACCTAATAAACGGTCAGCAGGGGAGTGCCGCAGGGCTCGGTCGTGGGGCCCGGGTTTTGTGGAACGTGGGCTACGACCGTGCCCTGGATTTCCGCCTCCCTGCGGGGGTGTCGTTGGTTGCCTATGCCGACGACACCCTGGTTGTCGTCTCGGGGCAAACCTGGGGCGAGGCGAGACGCACCGCGAGGGGCGGGCTCGGCGTTATGCTGAGGAGGATCCGTCGCCTGGGCCTTAAAGTGGCCCTGAGCAAGACGGAGGTGCTCTGGCTCGGGGGGCCCAGGCGAGAAAGGCCCGGGGTAAGGGCCTCCTCATCGAAGGTACACGGGTCGAGGTGAAGTCCCAGATAAAATATCTGGGACTGATCCTCGACTCAAGTGGGGCTTTCGGCCCCACTTCGAATGGATGGCCGCCAGGTTGGGTTCCGCTATCTCTAGCTTTAGCAGCTAATGCCCAACCTGCGCGGGCCGTCAGAGAAGGTTCGCCGCCTCTACATGGGGGTGGTGCGGTCAATCGCGATGTACGGGCGCCCGTTTGGTGCGGGGCTCTGGTGGCCAACAACGACAACGTAAGGCTGCTCCAAAGAGAGCAGCGCAAGATGGCCATCAGGGTCTCCCCGCGTACCGCACCATCTCCTGGGAGGCGGTGTGTTTGTTGGCGGGGTCGCCTCCGTGGGCCTATGTTGCGTGCTCCCTCTCGGACACGTACGAATGGAGGGCGGGGGTTGCCCGCGGGGGGGAGCCTGCCACGCCGAGATGGTTGAAGCCCCGGGGTAGACAGGCTCGCCGGGGGGTCGTCGAGCACTGGCGGGGCGCCTGCCCCCCGCAAGGGGAGGCCTGAGGGTGGTCGGGGCCGTTGGCCCGGTTCTGATGGAATGGGTGGGCAGGAGGCACGGGGGGCTCTCGTTCCCCACGACGCAGGTGCTCTCcgggcatggttgtttcggAGAGTACCTGCACGAAAAGGTTGGGCGGGAGGCCACCACCAAGTGCCATCACTGCCCAGAGGCGAGGGACACGGCGCAACATACTCTTGAGATATGCCCTGCTTGGGCCGCTGAGCGCCGTGCCCTCGCCAACAGAATAGGGGTCGGCCTCGACCTCCCTACTATGGTGGGACGGATGCTCGCCAGTGCGGACGATTGGGCGGCGGTAGCCTCCTTCTGCGACGCTGTcatgtcgcagaaggaggcggcgGAGCGGGCACGGGAGGAGGATCCCGACGCGCCGCcggagaggaggagaagaaggggGGGGAGGCGCAGAAGGTACCTGCAGCAACACCAGCAGCAGGGgcctcctcctcccccttaGACTGACGTCGTGGGAGGTGACGTATGTGTGTGGAGGCACGGTGGAGAGGGGGGACCCTCACtgcgccggctagaccggacgGGGGGCCCTGCCCTCTCCACCGTTAATGGGAGGGACGGGGGTGGGAACAGGGCTGGCTCCGCCGCTCTTTTCCTGCCCTCCCGGGGTTCGCTGGGGGGCCCTCTCGGTGGCGGCGTCATGTGCGTCGTCGCCGGGAGGGCCCACCGGCGCGGCTGATGGCTCCCCCTACGGGGGTTTGAGCCGAGCCGAGAAGGAACGGTGGGAAGGGGGGACcctcacagcgccggctagaccggacagagggTCCCACCCTCCCCaccgttgaggaggtacgcctcgggcggaatcagcggcggggtagttgcccggctgacccgccTCGGGGCTTGGGGcgcgggagtgcgtacctagggcctCTCCCAAGGGGGCCCGACGCACTCCCGGcgtcccggttcgggcggctgggaCTCGATTTCGGTCGAGTTCTGgtcgctaactccggaggggggttcTTGCCTtcgggcggggacccgtttgggctaggacggatcgcggtgcatgcttagttcgatcccgcgatccgtcccgagcccagatgccggaaaaagttgggttttagtgagtatgtcggctagtcaggtcgacgagtctcacataccccggttcctgtccccacaggaccggggacccataaaggcgtttcccaactataaaaaaaaaaaaaaaaaaaaaaggttaggttaggttagggttaggttaggttccctctcgatgtgacccacctcatcgtggtgagagggtgaactccgcccccgaatgtcttcggggacgggggccaagaggtcacgaGAAGGGCATTTGTCTTCAGACCGAAGGCAGATGCCctgcccaaggcgcctccgggcgcggcgggcacgagaagaagaggggctggtaatccccgtgtctggggacggtgtcgttctcacggctcgcgtcctggcacggggagagccagtccctccgggaaggacgggccggcgggtttggCGTTGCCAATctcgtcgggctgggccgtctccgggccgcctggacgtattccagggcagggtcggaacGGCGGAGATGTCCCGACGCGTGcgtcgtgggaaactctccccggtgcTTCGGGTCGGGAcagccctcgggccgctcggacgtttccgaggcggggccgaGGGCGTGCGTTGTCGAGTGGTGGTCTTGGCCGTGAGgggacttgtcccggaacggagcGACCACCGCTCCTGTGCAGGATGGACGGGCCGTTGGGCTCCGGAACtcccggacccagcgggctgggccgtctctggGCCGCCCGGAAATCTTCCGGGGCAGGGTCAGAGCGGTGGTGGCGGTCCGACGCGCtcctcgtgggaaactctccccgaggcTGCGGGCCGGACCGGCCCcgaggccgctcggaagtaCTCCGAGTCAGGGCTCGGGGCGAGACGCGTGTGCCCGGTGTCTCCGCGACGGcgccccttccgaagcgggaCACTGGGTGGTGATGTGTCTGTCGTGAGGACCGTGTACCTCGCGGcagacgtgctggtcgccacggcggttagggtgcggagggGGCGTCGCCTCCGTTGCCCGAtctgtccgtggggcccccgggtggcgccacccgtgacggtacccccgctgtcggaggcgggggacccccgAAAGCCCATGCGGGGCGAGTCCTTGATGGCTCCCTCGCATGGGTGTGtaaggggctggaggcccgCGCCCCGGATGTAACATTCCggggcctgcgccataagccgaccccccggagtaccgggggcacccgtaccaGGCATGTTTtggcggggtgggagatacgccggtcggtccagccgtcacggggagtgggataaAACATAGAATGAGCAATAATAATACGAACAAAACGAAGGGCGGGTCTACCGCAGTCACAGCAGGCTGCAGCAGCTATACGAACGTAGCTCCTGCTGAGGGGAGGGACAGTGCCCCGTTGTGAGGGCCCGAGCTCTGGGGGAGAACCGGAGCTTTTCAGCTCTGTTCAGTCTGGCGACCCTGGGTCCTTTAAGGTTCCCAGAGTCGTCAGCAATGTGAGGGTGGCTCTCCCgcaatataattatgaaatggCCTTCCCGCCTCTCCGGGGGCCAGCGCCCTGCCGGGCTTGGAGGGCCGGATCCCGGAACTGATTGAGGTCACTCCGGATCCCGCGATGGAGTACGACTCTGGGGAGGAGTCTACCGAGACGGACGCTAGCTGTGCGACGACGTCGACCACAGCCAGTCGCAAACGCGCGAAAAAAGCCTCGTCCTCTGGAGCCGTCAAGGTCAGAAAGACGAGGTGCGCTATCTCCGCGGAGACCCGTGAAGACGTCTACGTCCACAACAGGCGGAGGTAATAAGGAGGTGGCAGGAGCAGAGAAGCACCCCTGTGACAAAGGCTCTACTAGGTAGACCTGCAGGCTCAGGGGTGCAATCAATCGACCTCACCAAGCTCCCAGCTAGGGACCTGGAAATCGAGGTCACGAAGAGCATGGCCCGCCTCCGCGAGGTAGCGGAGTATAAAAAGGGCCTGAAGGGTACATCCCAGAAGGCCCTGAGGGAGATAGCGACACTCGCGGAGCAAGCGGTAAAGGTCCTGGGGTCTAGAACCCAGAACGAGGAGGTAAAAAAGCTCCAGGAGGCCAATGAGCGCCTGCGACGGGACTATGATTCCCTAAAAAGAGACCTCGAGGATATCAAGAGGCAGCTCGCAGGTGCTCTTGCCGGTAGAGAACCAGAGGAGCCGGCGAGCGCAGGGTCTCCCTCTGGGGCGGCTGGCTCATCCGCTAAAAAGAAGAAGTGGGTTATTTCCTCTGATTCTGAGGAGGACACTGCCCGGGTCTCGGGGCCTGTGCCGCCACCCCCTGCGCAGCACCCGCCGCCGGTCCCGAACGGAATGCCAGCGGAGTCTCCGTTGAGCGGGAGGGAGATCCCCGGGGAGCCTGCCCCCCTGAGCGAAGGAAACCAAAGGCTTCTTGACGCCATCCTCCTGAAGGTTGGTGTCATGGTGGAGGCCAAGCTAGACGGGATCCGCGATAGACTCCTGCCAGAGCGGACGCATAGACCCCTGCTGGCCTATGAAAAGGAGAAGAGCGGAGCAGCGGCCAAGGGCCGGAGCCCTTTGGTGCCTCCGGCTGCCCCCCGGGACCCTCCGGGAGGTCGGCCAAAGCTAGAGAGGTGGCCAAGCCCTCTGGCAAAGGCCGGGAACCGAAATCGGTCCCCGACTCCGTCACTGGCCCACAGAATGCTGCGCGGGCGGCAGCCGCGGCCTCCTCCCCCTCTGCTCCTCAGGAGGCCTGGACGGAGGTGGTGGGAAAGAAGGCCAGGAAAAAGCAGAGGAAGAATGCTAAAGGAGACGGACCCGCTGCCGGCCCTGTCATATCGGGTCCCCTGAAGAAAGCCGGCCCGGCGGCTGCCCGGCCCGCTAATGGGGGACAGAAGAAGAAAGATCCCGCGAAAGCGGGGAAAATAAAGGTAAAAGTACCTAAGCGTGCGGCTGTCGTCCTGACGGCGGTTGACGGTGAAAAGACCAGCGTGGCTGATGCCCTGGCGAAGGTCCGCAACGAGATTGACCTTCGCAGCATGGGCATCGCCTCGCTACGGCCTAGGAGGGCCCTCACCGGGGCCATCATGTATGAGGTCCCCGGTGAACAGAGCCAGGAGGGAGCAGTCAGGCTGGAGACCCGACTCCGGGAGATCCTCAACCCGGAGGAGGTCAAGGTCTCCAGGCCGGTAAAGACCGCCGAACTCCGACTCTCCGGGTTGGACGACGTTACGGCCGCTCGGGACGTTGCGGAGGCGATGGCTAGGGTTGGGG of the Solenopsis invicta isolate M01_SB unplaced genomic scaffold, UNIL_Sinv_3.0 scaffold_849, whole genome shotgun sequence genome contains:
- the LOC120360035 gene encoding uncharacterized protein LOC120360035 — its product is MEWVGRRHGGLSFPTTQVLSGHGCFGEYLHEKVGREATTKCHHCPEARDTAQHTLEICPAWAAERRALANRIGVGLDLPTMVGRMLASADDWAAVASFCDAVMSQKEAAERAREEDPDAPPERRRRRGGRRRRYLQQHQQQGPPPPP
- the LOC120360036 gene encoding uncharacterized protein LOC120360036; translation: MDGPLGSGTPGPSGLGRLWAARKSSGAGALPGLEGRIPELIEVTPDPAMEYDSGEESTETDASCATTSTTASRKRAKKASSSGAVKAEVIRRWQEQRSTPVTKALLGRPAGSGVQSIDLTKLPARDLEIEVTKSMARLREVAEYKKGLKGTSQKALREIATLAEQAVKVLGSRTQNEEVKKLQEANERLRRDYDSLKRDLEDIKRQLAGALAGREPEEPASAGSPSGAAGSSAKKKKWVISSDSEEDTARVSGPVPPPPAQHPPPVPNGMPAESPLSGREIPGEPAPLSEGNQRLLDAILLKVGVMVEAKLDGIRDRLLPERTHRPLLAYEKEKSGAAAKGRSPLNAARAAAAASSPSAPQEAWTEVVGKKARKKQRKNAKGDGPAAGPVISGPLKKAGPAAARPANGGQKKKDPAKAGKIKVKVPKRAAVVLTAVDGEKTSVADALAKVRNEIDLRSMGIASLRPRRALTGAIMYEVPGEQSQEGAVRLETRLREILNPEEVKVSRPVKTAELRLSGLDDVTAARDVAEAMARVGGALPRMSR